In Actinomyces weissii, a genomic segment contains:
- a CDS encoding ABC transporter permease yields MDSIGKTASLSGQSTVEQPAEVPITEADAGELTKVEPGESKRLSRGRIIARRFLRNRTAVVGAVGFLLLILFASLGTLVSPWAYTDVDKTAFLQAPSSRHWLGTTQGGRDVLAMVIEGTRKSMLIGVCVALLQTGIAAVIGSSAAYFGGWWERVSLWFTDLLLVVPSFLIIAILSQRAGAAKGSVFMFILLLAGFGWMLTARVVRSLTLSVKNLDYVNAARFMNVSSPKIIARHIIPNIASLLIVDATVNVAYAVLSETTLSYFGFGVQAPNTSLGTLIAEGQRSATTSPWIFLAPASVLVLMLVCVNFMGDGLRDAIDPSSKSGGKA; encoded by the coding sequence ATGGACTCCATAGGCAAGACCGCCTCCTTGAGCGGACAGTCCACCGTCGAGCAGCCTGCTGAGGTGCCGATCACTGAGGCGGACGCCGGTGAGCTGACCAAGGTGGAGCCTGGTGAGTCCAAGCGTCTGAGCCGGGGGCGGATCATCGCCCGCCGCTTCCTGCGCAACCGCACGGCGGTGGTGGGGGCAGTCGGCTTCCTCCTGCTGATCCTCTTCGCGTCCCTGGGTACCCTGGTGAGCCCCTGGGCCTACACCGACGTGGACAAGACGGCCTTCCTCCAGGCGCCCTCCTCCAGGCACTGGCTGGGCACCACCCAGGGCGGGCGCGACGTACTGGCGATGGTTATCGAGGGCACCCGTAAGTCCATGCTGATCGGGGTCTGCGTGGCCTTGCTGCAGACCGGTATCGCCGCGGTGATCGGCTCCTCTGCGGCCTACTTCGGCGGTTGGTGGGAGCGGGTCTCCCTGTGGTTCACCGACCTGCTGCTGGTGGTGCCCTCCTTCCTGATCATCGCGATCCTCTCCCAGCGGGCCGGGGCCGCGAAGGGCTCGGTGTTCATGTTCATCCTGCTGCTGGCAGGCTTCGGCTGGATGCTCACCGCCCGCGTGGTGCGCTCCCTGACCCTGAGCGTGAAGAACCTGGACTACGTCAACGCGGCCCGCTTCATGAACGTGTCCAGCCCCAAGATCATCGCGCGGCACATCATCCCCAACATCGCCTCGCTGCTGATCGTCGACGCCACCGTCAACGTGGCCTACGCCGTGCTCAGCGAGACGACGCTGTCCTACTTCGGCTTCGGGGTACAGGCCCCCAACACCTCGCTGGGGACGCTCATCGCCGAGGGACAGCGCTCGGCCACCACCTCGCCGTGGATCTTCCTGGCCCCGGCCTCCGTGCTGGTGCTGATGCTGGTGTGCGTGAACTTCATGGGCGACGGCCTGCGTGACGCCATCGACCCCTCTTCCAAGTCCGGAGGCAAGGCGTGA
- a CDS encoding ABC transporter permease, producing MIFYLARRIFNYALLLFIATSLAYMLASFALDPANNWNREDPTLNWAAINANLVAYNISADLPVWSRYTTWLHSVLTGWDWGVTPKGESVNGLISTKIGVSLRLVFLGAFIGMTGGVALGAWTATRQYRLSDRVTSFLAMLVISTPAMVMAILLQVLAVQVNRSTGYQIFEFTGEGEGLAGRLQHLILPTLSMSLGGIASYSRYQRNLMLDTLGADYVRTARAKGLVKRKAVVRHALRTALIPMATYFAFALAGLFTGAAITERVYGWHGMGEYSVNSIAQYDINGVTAVVAFSGLCTLTGALLSDVFVAVVDPRVRVS from the coding sequence ATGATCTTTTACCTGGCCAGAAGGATTTTCAATTACGCGCTCCTGCTGTTCATAGCCACCTCCCTGGCCTATATGCTCGCGTCCTTCGCCCTGGACCCGGCCAACAACTGGAACCGTGAGGACCCTACGCTCAACTGGGCCGCCATCAACGCCAACCTCGTGGCCTACAACATCAGTGCCGACCTGCCGGTGTGGAGCCGCTACACGACCTGGCTGCACTCGGTGCTGACCGGCTGGGACTGGGGGGTGACTCCCAAGGGTGAGAGCGTCAACGGCCTGATCAGCACCAAGATTGGTGTCTCGCTGCGCCTGGTGTTCCTGGGGGCGTTTATCGGTATGACCGGGGGCGTCGCCCTGGGGGCGTGGACCGCCACCCGCCAGTACCGGCTCTCTGACCGGGTGACCTCCTTCCTGGCCATGCTGGTGATCTCCACCCCGGCCATGGTCATGGCGATCCTCCTGCAGGTCCTGGCGGTCCAGGTCAACCGCTCCACCGGCTACCAGATCTTCGAGTTCACCGGGGAGGGGGAGGGGCTGGCCGGGCGCCTCCAGCACCTGATCCTGCCTACCTTGTCCATGTCACTGGGCGGCATAGCCTCCTACTCGCGCTACCAGCGCAACCTGATGCTGGACACCCTGGGCGCCGACTACGTGCGTACCGCCCGGGCTAAGGGCCTGGTAAAGCGCAAGGCGGTGGTCAGGCACGCCCTGCGTACCGCCCTGATCCCGATGGCCACCTACTTCGCCTTCGCCCTGGCGGGACTGTTCACCGGCGCGGCCATCACCGAGCGCGTCTACGGCTGGCACGGAATGGGCGAGTACTCGGTGAACTCCATCGCCCAGTACGACATCAACGGGGTCACCGCCGTGGTCGCCTTCTCCGGACTGTGCACGCTGACGGGGGCGCTGCTGTCCGACGTGTTCGTGGCGGTTGTAGACCCCCGGGTTAGGGTGAGCTGA
- a CDS encoding LLM class flavin-dependent oxidoreductase — MSNDAREMLRDARGRAAGARAKPVLSVLDMVPVSAGRSRAEALTEMTGLARACEEAGYTRYWIAEHHGSTTFMAAATTVLMGQVLAATSRIQVVSGGIMLPNHSPLVVAEQIGTLATLYPGRVGLGLGRAPGTDPLTALALRRGAADPSSFREEVLETLGYLTDEDRGGVVDAVAGAHVPGSLASQHEPQPGTAPGAPSAPSPASAPPVVRALPGQGTKPPVWLLGSSVNGARVAGGLGLPFVSAAHFAPHQAEAAVMAYRSVFNPQAPSACCSRPQVGAAVQVVVAPTRQEARRLFTTTQAASARLVSGCPAPLDPPTADLEAWRALALGKEALVEASLAGALVGEPAEVADGLLALAGSWDLDELVLLTNVYDARARQESYRLLAEQW, encoded by the coding sequence ATGAGCAATGACGCCCGTGAGATGCTGCGAGACGCCCGCGGGCGCGCTGCTGGTGCCCGTGCCAAGCCGGTGCTGTCCGTGCTGGACATGGTGCCGGTGAGCGCCGGGCGCAGCCGCGCTGAGGCCCTGACGGAGATGACCGGCCTGGCCCGCGCCTGCGAGGAGGCTGGTTACACGCGCTACTGGATCGCCGAGCACCACGGCTCCACCACCTTCATGGCGGCGGCCACCACCGTGCTCATGGGGCAGGTGCTGGCCGCCACCAGCCGGATACAGGTGGTATCCGGCGGCATCATGCTGCCCAACCACTCGCCCCTGGTGGTGGCCGAGCAGATCGGCACCCTGGCCACGCTCTACCCGGGGCGCGTGGGCCTGGGCCTGGGGCGCGCCCCTGGCACCGACCCGTTGACCGCCCTGGCCCTGCGCCGGGGCGCCGCTGACCCGAGCAGCTTCAGGGAAGAGGTCCTGGAGACCCTGGGCTACCTGACGGACGAGGACCGCGGCGGGGTGGTGGACGCGGTCGCCGGGGCGCACGTGCCCGGGTCCCTGGCCTCCCAGCACGAGCCTCAGCCAGGCACCGCCCCGGGGGCGCCGTCGGCCCCGTCGCCCGCCTCCGCGCCCCCGGTGGTGCGGGCACTGCCCGGGCAGGGGACCAAGCCACCGGTGTGGCTGCTGGGATCCTCCGTCAACGGTGCCCGGGTGGCTGGCGGGCTCGGCCTGCCCTTCGTCTCCGCCGCCCACTTCGCACCGCACCAGGCGGAGGCCGCCGTCATGGCCTATCGCTCCGTGTTCAACCCGCAGGCCCCGTCCGCGTGCTGCTCCCGGCCGCAGGTCGGGGCCGCCGTGCAGGTGGTGGTCGCCCCCACTCGCCAGGAGGCCCGCCGGCTGTTCACGACGACGCAGGCCGCCTCGGCCCGTCTGGTCTCCGGCTGCCCGGCGCCGCTGGACCCGCCCACCGCCGACCTGGAGGCGTGGCGGGCACTGGCCCTGGGCAAGGAGGCCCTGGTGGAGGCGAGCCTGGCGGGTGCGCTCGTGGGTGAGCCCGCCGAGGTCGCTGACGGCCTGCTGGCCCTGGCAGGGTCCTGGGACCTGGACGAGCTGGTGCTGCTCACCAACGTCTACGACGCTCGCGCCCGGCAGGAGTCCTACCGGCTCCTGGCCGAGCAGTGGTGA
- a CDS encoding biotin transporter BioY — translation MSTTLERVLPTAAQSLTRSQAPRWAREVALVLAGTAAVALVGQLRLPLPFSPVPVTLGSFAVLGVGALLGSRRALGSTVVFALLAASGVPVLAGWQGGVTATFGYVLGYCVAGVVAGQAHRDHSPWWRGALMLGASALVYVPGVAWLVVSTGKPLGAVLAIGVLPFLWGDLFKSLVASLLPRCRL, via the coding sequence ATGAGCACAACCCTTGAGAGAGTTCTCCCGACTGCGGCCCAGAGCCTGACCCGCAGTCAGGCGCCCAGGTGGGCGCGTGAGGTGGCGCTGGTCCTGGCTGGCACCGCCGCCGTCGCCCTGGTGGGCCAGCTGCGCCTGCCCCTGCCCTTCAGCCCGGTGCCCGTGACCCTGGGGAGCTTTGCCGTACTGGGGGTCGGGGCCCTGCTCGGCTCCCGCCGTGCCCTGGGCTCCACCGTGGTCTTCGCGCTGCTGGCGGCGTCTGGGGTCCCGGTCCTGGCGGGCTGGCAGGGGGGCGTCACGGCGACCTTCGGCTACGTGCTGGGCTACTGCGTGGCGGGCGTGGTCGCGGGCCAGGCCCACAGAGACCACTCGCCCTGGTGGCGCGGGGCCCTGATGCTGGGGGCCTCTGCCCTGGTTTACGTGCCCGGTGTCGCCTGGCTGGTCGTGTCCACCGGCAAGCCCCTGGGGGCCGTGCTGGCTATAGGGGTGCTGCCCTTCCTGTGGGGGGACCTGTTCAAGTCGCTGGTGGCCTCGCTGCTGCCACGCTGTCGGCTCTGA
- a CDS encoding alpha/beta fold hydrolase: MKVVHASMAADDGVCIHLRSWLPEGVRVLGAPVRDTDRSPRAVLQIAHGLAEHGGRYERFAAAAVAAGFAVHANDHRGHGKSVLRPEDKGFFADTNGWQAVVGDLDAVLRLERAAYPGVPVFLLGHSLGSFMVRDLAAQHGDELAGMILTGAGMGPGITGLAARAFMRGRAFFKGPRHLSATLDQLLFGGYNSYFAPSRTSFDWLSRDEAEVDAYLMDPMCGFVCTAALYEDVLKGTAAVSSPRLMACTPVDLPVLIASGDMDPVGEQGRGVREVAAAYRKVGIKDLTTVLYPQARHEILNELNRDEVTADILRWIEERLPPEPAA; this comes from the coding sequence ATGAAGGTTGTTCACGCCTCCATGGCTGCTGACGACGGCGTCTGCATCCACCTGCGCTCCTGGCTGCCTGAAGGGGTGCGGGTCCTGGGTGCGCCCGTGCGCGACACGGACCGCAGCCCGCGGGCGGTGCTGCAGATCGCCCACGGCCTGGCCGAGCACGGCGGCAGGTACGAGCGTTTCGCCGCGGCGGCTGTGGCAGCCGGTTTCGCGGTGCACGCCAATGACCACCGGGGGCACGGCAAGTCGGTGCTGCGGCCGGAGGACAAGGGCTTCTTCGCGGACACCAACGGCTGGCAGGCGGTGGTCGGGGACCTGGACGCCGTGCTGCGCCTCGAGCGGGCCGCCTACCCGGGCGTCCCGGTGTTCCTCCTGGGGCACTCCCTAGGTTCCTTCATGGTGCGGGACCTGGCCGCGCAGCACGGTGACGAGCTCGCCGGCATGATCCTGACCGGGGCGGGCATGGGACCAGGGATCACGGGCCTGGCTGCCCGGGCCTTTATGCGGGGACGGGCCTTCTTTAAGGGCCCCAGGCACCTGTCGGCCACCTTGGACCAGCTCTTGTTCGGAGGCTACAACTCCTACTTCGCCCCCTCCCGCACCAGCTTTGACTGGCTCAGCCGTGACGAGGCCGAGGTGGACGCCTACCTGATGGACCCGATGTGCGGATTCGTGTGCACCGCGGCGCTGTACGAGGACGTCCTCAAGGGGACGGCGGCGGTGTCCTCGCCCAGGCTGATGGCGTGCACTCCGGTGGACCTGCCGGTGCTGATCGCCTCCGGGGACATGGACCCGGTAGGGGAGCAGGGGCGCGGTGTGCGGGAGGTGGCCGCGGCCTACCGCAAGGTCGGGATCAAGGACCTGACCACGGTCCTCTACCCACAGGCCCGGCACGAGATCCTTAACGAGCTCAACCGTGACGAGGTGACGGCGGACATCCTGCGCTGGATAGAGGAGCGCCTGCCCCCTGAGCCAGCCGCCTGA
- a CDS encoding NUDIX domain-containing protein encodes MTQLRFSLVPAAYLLLTRARGPQLEVLLQLRRDTGYMDGYWACGVAGHVESGESVLAAAAREAWEEAAVVVRPEDMQPLTAMHRSGDVGGAAREQRVDFFLTTCRWEGEPRVQEPRKNAGLRWFALDALPQPVPPHELAVLELLRRRQETGTAVPAIMTFGFPAEQADPNPEAAWH; translated from the coding sequence ATGACCCAACTACGCTTCAGCCTGGTGCCCGCCGCCTACCTGCTGCTCACCCGCGCGCGGGGGCCGCAGCTGGAGGTCCTGCTGCAGCTGCGCCGCGACACCGGATACATGGACGGCTACTGGGCCTGCGGAGTAGCAGGCCACGTGGAGAGCGGCGAGTCGGTGCTGGCCGCGGCGGCCCGCGAGGCCTGGGAGGAGGCCGCCGTGGTGGTACGCCCCGAGGACATGCAGCCCCTGACCGCCATGCACCGCTCCGGCGACGTCGGCGGCGCCGCCCGGGAGCAGCGGGTGGACTTCTTCCTGACCACCTGCCGCTGGGAGGGCGAGCCCCGGGTACAGGAGCCCCGTAAGAACGCGGGCCTGCGCTGGTTCGCCCTGGACGCGCTGCCCCAGCCGGTACCACCGCACGAGCTGGCGGTGCTGGAGCTGCTGCGCAGACGCCAGGAGACTGGGACGGCGGTACCGGCCATCATGACCTTCGGCTTCCCTGCCGAGCAGGCCGACCCCAACCCGGAAGCGGCTTGGCACTGA
- a CDS encoding patatin-like phospholipase family protein — translation MSSTHRQPGPAGSSPASSSPGWPAPVPYGEPGHAPAPVTRPVAGTALVFEGGGMRGTYTAALVQVMLEAGLFFPWVGGISAGTTNAVNMVSRDRWRARETFVGLPADPQAGGWGSFLRRQGYFNSEHIYLHTSRPGERFPFDWPSFTASTATLRLGAFRCDTGEQVYWGKEHLTQMEDLLPLCQASSSMPGLMPLVEVDGLPYLDGALGPTGGLATDAAAADGYQRMVVVLTREPGYRKPPARLPAAYRALFRRYPAVAEGILARPGRYNRTLEQLEAAQRAGSVYLYRPERMPVTNGELRYDRVVTAYEMGLAQARRELPRILEFLGH, via the coding sequence ATGAGCAGTACCCACCGGCAGCCAGGTCCAGCCGGAAGCAGCCCGGCCAGCAGCAGCCCGGGCTGGCCCGCACCGGTCCCATACGGGGAGCCGGGGCACGCCCCCGCGCCCGTCACCCGCCCGGTGGCGGGCACCGCCCTGGTCTTTGAGGGCGGGGGCATGCGCGGCACCTACACGGCGGCCCTGGTCCAGGTGATGCTGGAGGCGGGCCTGTTCTTCCCCTGGGTCGGGGGCATCAGCGCAGGCACCACCAACGCCGTCAACATGGTCTCCCGGGACCGCTGGCGGGCGCGGGAGACCTTTGTGGGACTGCCTGCCGACCCGCAGGCCGGAGGCTGGGGCAGCTTCCTGCGCCGTCAGGGCTACTTCAACTCCGAGCACATCTACCTCCACACCTCCCGCCCCGGGGAGAGGTTCCCCTTTGACTGGCCCAGCTTCACAGCCTCCACCGCCACGTTACGGCTGGGGGCCTTCCGCTGCGACACTGGCGAGCAGGTCTACTGGGGCAAGGAGCACCTGACGCAGATGGAGGACCTGCTGCCGCTGTGCCAGGCGTCCTCCTCCATGCCCGGCCTGATGCCCCTGGTGGAGGTGGACGGCCTGCCCTACCTGGACGGTGCCCTGGGTCCCACCGGCGGGCTCGCCACTGACGCTGCGGCGGCTGACGGCTACCAGCGGATGGTGGTGGTGCTTACCCGTGAGCCCGGTTACCGCAAGCCCCCGGCCCGCCTGCCCGCTGCCTACCGGGCGCTCTTCCGCCGCTACCCCGCGGTGGCAGAGGGCATCCTGGCGCGTCCTGGCCGTTACAACCGCACCCTGGAGCAGCTGGAGGCCGCCCAGCGGGCGGGCAGCGTCTACCTGTACCGGCCTGAGCGGATGCCCGTCACCAACGGGGAGCTGCGCTATGACCGGGTCGTGACCGCCTACGAGATGGGCCTGGCCCAGGCCCGCCGCGAGCTGCCGCGGATCCTGGAGTTCCTGGGGCACTGA
- a CDS encoding M18 family aminopeptidase — protein MNPEPSHSPHTLTDVDRYCESLTEFVTASPSSYHAAAEIARRLGRQGFQQVDERQPWGKDLPARGYVLRDGALLAWLLPPAAAGQPGGPAAAGSLGPQAGFRVVGSHTDSPALKLKPAAALVRDGVQLLNVEVYGGPLLNSFLDRELGLAGRLVTRDGQVHLVRTGPVARVAQVAPHLDRSVNESLHLDRQANLLPLWALVAEGQEPRPDDPERYLCRLAGIDPQELAFHDVVTYPTEPPSRFGRDQDLFASSRLDNLCSVHSSLVALEALAEAGAAVPGPVVLIANDHEEVGSLTRSGAAGPLLETVLRRLARALGVEGDAYEAALARSVCLSADAGHAAHPGYPALHDPAVRPRLNGGPLLKINAQQRYATDAVGAAAWRRACAAAGVPSQDFVSHNAVPCGSTIGPITAGRLGITTVDVGQPLLSMHSQREMCGVQDGPWMAQAMRAFWQGA, from the coding sequence ATGAATCCTGAGCCGAGCCACAGCCCCCACACGCTCACCGACGTGGACCGCTACTGCGAGTCACTGACCGAGTTCGTGACCGCCAGCCCCTCCAGCTACCACGCCGCCGCCGAGATCGCCCGCCGTCTGGGGCGCCAGGGCTTCCAGCAGGTCGATGAGCGCCAGCCCTGGGGCAAGGACCTGCCCGCACGCGGCTACGTGCTGCGCGACGGCGCCCTGCTGGCCTGGCTCCTGCCCCCAGCCGCCGCCGGCCAGCCCGGTGGGCCGGCAGCAGCCGGGAGCCTGGGGCCGCAGGCGGGCTTCCGGGTGGTCGGCAGCCACACCGACTCCCCGGCGCTCAAGCTCAAGCCCGCCGCCGCCCTGGTACGTGACGGGGTCCAGCTGCTCAACGTGGAGGTCTACGGCGGGCCCCTGCTCAACTCCTTCCTGGACCGCGAGCTGGGCCTGGCCGGGCGCCTGGTCACCCGCGACGGGCAGGTCCACCTGGTGCGTACCGGCCCGGTGGCCCGGGTGGCCCAGGTGGCCCCGCACCTGGACCGCTCCGTGAACGAGTCCCTCCACCTGGACAGGCAGGCCAACCTCCTGCCCCTGTGGGCGCTGGTGGCTGAGGGCCAGGAGCCGCGCCCTGACGACCCTGAGCGCTACCTGTGCCGGCTGGCCGGGATCGACCCCCAGGAGCTGGCCTTCCACGACGTCGTCACCTACCCCACGGAACCGCCCAGCCGCTTCGGGCGGGACCAGGACCTTTTCGCCTCCTCCCGGCTGGACAACCTGTGCTCGGTGCACTCCTCCCTGGTGGCCCTGGAGGCGCTCGCGGAGGCGGGCGCTGCGGTGCCCGGGCCGGTGGTGCTGATCGCCAACGACCATGAGGAGGTCGGCTCCCTGACCCGCTCCGGCGCCGCTGGCCCCCTCCTGGAGACCGTGCTGCGGCGGCTGGCCCGTGCGCTGGGGGTGGAGGGCGACGCCTACGAGGCCGCGCTGGCCCGCTCCGTGTGCCTGTCCGCCGACGCCGGACACGCCGCCCACCCCGGCTACCCGGCCCTGCACGACCCCGCCGTGCGCCCCCGCCTTAACGGTGGTCCCCTGCTGAAGATCAACGCCCAGCAGCGCTACGCCACCGACGCCGTCGGGGCCGCGGCGTGGAGGCGGGCCTGTGCCGCCGCCGGGGTGCCCAGCCAGGACTTCGTCTCCCACAACGCCGTGCCCTGCGGCAGCACCATCGGCCCTATCACCGCCGGGAGGCTGGGTATCACCACGGTGGACGTCGGCCAGCCGCTGCTGTCCATGCACTCCCAGCGGGAGATGTGCGGCGTGCAGGACGGCCCCTGGATGGCTCAGGCCATGCGCGCCTTCTGGCAGGGAGCCTGA
- a CDS encoding HAD family hydrolase yields the protein MRVVLLDADGVLQLIGTPWEQALEEGGGPGFAAALLAGEEDALSGRESLSSLLARLRARLQVPRSTTELLDLWWQAVPDPVAWAVVRELRAAGYLTVLATNQQWERRAWMRERLGYDGLCDVDAYSCEVGVAKPAPEYFLRVLARVGMSRQEASQALFVDDNAQNIAAARQLGLRTLHHPADAGGAVLRDGLRTVLSPAA from the coding sequence GTGCGGGTGGTCCTGCTGGACGCCGACGGCGTGCTCCAGCTCATCGGGACCCCCTGGGAGCAGGCCCTGGAGGAGGGTGGCGGTCCAGGCTTCGCGGCGGCCCTGCTGGCCGGGGAGGAGGACGCCCTCAGCGGCCGGGAGTCTCTCAGCAGCCTGCTGGCCCGGCTGCGTGCGCGGCTGCAGGTGCCGCGCAGCACCACGGAGCTGCTGGACCTGTGGTGGCAGGCTGTGCCGGACCCGGTGGCCTGGGCGGTGGTGCGTGAGCTGCGGGCGGCGGGCTACCTGACTGTCCTGGCCACCAACCAGCAGTGGGAGCGGCGCGCCTGGATGCGTGAGCGCCTGGGTTATGACGGCCTGTGTGACGTGGACGCCTACTCCTGCGAGGTCGGGGTGGCCAAGCCTGCGCCGGAGTACTTCCTGCGGGTGCTGGCCAGGGTCGGGATGTCCCGGCAGGAGGCGTCCCAGGCGCTGTTCGTGGACGACAACGCCCAGAACATCGCGGCGGCCCGCCAGCTGGGGCTGCGCACGCTGCACCACCCGGCAGACGCCGGGGGCGCGGTGCTGCGGGACGGGCTGCGCACCGTCCTGTCTCCGGCCGCGTAG
- a CDS encoding GtrA family protein, whose product MSHQEQTATVSPGQLQASTPESLRTAAQAATSGGRRAPEVFLSLITAIHRLLPAPLRRRVPVTFIGYAIINGSGFLLDIFCLWIFNNHLHWWFPVAVTVGYAIAGLYSLVLNRWLNFQSHDSFAMQGSRYTVGLVSQYVIFILGLSSLLHWLGMNAQLARFISACCEGLYLYVLMRLWVFRGTPEPVKQG is encoded by the coding sequence ATGAGCCACCAGGAGCAGACCGCTACGGTATCGCCCGGACAGCTGCAGGCCAGCACCCCGGAGTCCCTACGCACGGCAGCACAGGCCGCCACCTCCGGCGGGCGGCGCGCACCCGAGGTGTTCCTGAGCCTGATAACCGCCATACACCGGCTGCTGCCCGCCCCGTTGCGCCGCCGGGTACCGGTGACCTTTATCGGCTACGCGATCATCAACGGCTCCGGCTTCCTGCTGGACATCTTCTGCCTGTGGATCTTCAACAACCACCTGCACTGGTGGTTCCCGGTGGCCGTGACCGTCGGCTACGCCATCGCGGGCCTGTACTCCCTGGTACTGAACCGGTGGCTGAACTTCCAGTCGCACGACTCCTTTGCCATGCAGGGCAGCCGCTACACCGTGGGCCTGGTCTCCCAGTACGTGATCTTTATCCTGGGCCTGTCCTCCCTGCTGCACTGGCTGGGCATGAACGCCCAGCTGGCACGCTTCATCTCCGCCTGCTGCGAGGGCCTGTACCTCTACGTGCTGATGCGCCTGTGGGTGTTCAGGGGCACCCCCGAACCGGTCAAGCAGGGCTGA
- a CDS encoding peptidyl-tRNA hydrolase: MNEQNPPWGMQIAVRYDKVHPPRQVDVAEAAARAVVTLLASPQAAPGGPWAPAVEHWRATAIRKLVRRARGARWQEVQELAGVTVSQDGPAGWGSAQVRAFVPAPVSPLPASLARTQVEGTQFPLGDELPPPPAAVTAAVAQDPQARSQVVLGSGSSNDGALVTVEVTPWRQMSSGKLAAQCAHAAQRVWESPQMPASLRAAWARDGYRVRVVHPSGESWASSARPVSITDAGLTELGGPTETTRAYW; the protein is encoded by the coding sequence GTGAACGAGCAGAACCCGCCCTGGGGCATGCAGATCGCGGTGCGCTATGACAAGGTCCACCCGCCCCGGCAGGTGGACGTCGCTGAGGCCGCCGCCCGCGCCGTCGTCACCCTGCTGGCCTCCCCCCAGGCTGCCCCCGGGGGACCGTGGGCCCCGGCGGTAGAGCACTGGCGGGCCACTGCCATCCGCAAGCTGGTGCGCCGCGCCCGGGGCGCGCGCTGGCAGGAGGTCCAGGAGCTGGCCGGGGTGACGGTCAGCCAGGACGGACCTGCGGGCTGGGGCAGCGCCCAGGTACGGGCCTTCGTGCCCGCCCCGGTAAGCCCGCTGCCCGCCAGCCTGGCCAGGACCCAGGTGGAAGGCACCCAGTTCCCGCTAGGTGACGAGCTGCCCCCACCGCCAGCAGCAGTTACCGCCGCCGTCGCCCAGGACCCGCAGGCCCGCAGCCAGGTGGTGCTGGGCTCCGGCTCCAGCAACGACGGCGCCCTGGTCACCGTCGAGGTCACCCCCTGGAGGCAGATGAGCAGCGGCAAGCTCGCCGCCCAGTGCGCCCACGCCGCCCAAAGGGTCTGGGAGAGCCCCCAGATGCCCGCTAGCCTGCGGGCGGCCTGGGCGCGGGACGGCTACCGTGTGCGCGTGGTCCACCCCAGCGGGGAGTCGTGGGCCAGCAGCGCTCGGCCCGTGTCCATCACCGACGCCGGCCTCACCGAGCTGGGCGGCCCCACGGAGACCACCCGGGCCTACTGGTAG
- a CDS encoding M48 family metallopeptidase: protein MFSGSTVHGRRGIRQLRHPVEMPLLWIGVVLTVLAYVAWVALVAWLLVDTEPTGTAKEVQALFVGEQANSEAQLLLALPGLPLLVWVARAFMYGRLRATGVQMSPTQFPEGYRMVVEAAAAFGMRRVPDAYVVLGNGQINAFASGHGFRRFVCVHSDLFEVGGSARDPEALRFVVAHEVGHLAAGHVSFWRVLVNQVVGYVPFLGLALSRSMEYTADNHGYAVAPRGVPGVVGLLGAGKYLGAHVNLHATADRAVREKGAWVHLVNWTATHPPLTWRAHALRDRSRPGRVMIRPKTAWFEAAGPVGYNRTAGWPTPAQVLEHMDRVSPRVVGAEEQFGRYPGLAYPVARDVVRLADPTPVSRPPRQPTGSVPAPEAGEPF, encoded by the coding sequence TTGTTCTCCGGCTCAACCGTCCACGGCAGGCGGGGTATCCGTCAGCTGCGCCACCCGGTGGAGATGCCGCTGCTGTGGATCGGCGTGGTGCTGACCGTCCTGGCCTACGTGGCCTGGGTGGCCCTGGTGGCGTGGCTGCTGGTGGACACGGAACCCACCGGCACCGCCAAGGAGGTGCAGGCCCTCTTTGTCGGGGAGCAGGCCAACTCAGAGGCCCAGCTGCTGCTGGCCCTGCCGGGCCTGCCGCTGCTGGTGTGGGTGGCGCGTGCCTTCATGTACGGGCGCCTGCGGGCCACCGGGGTACAGATGAGCCCCACCCAGTTCCCGGAGGGCTACCGGATGGTGGTGGAGGCGGCCGCAGCCTTCGGGATGCGCCGGGTGCCGGACGCCTACGTGGTCCTGGGCAACGGGCAGATCAACGCCTTCGCCTCCGGTCACGGCTTCCGGCGCTTCGTGTGCGTCCACTCGGACCTGTTCGAGGTGGGCGGGTCCGCCCGTGACCCGGAGGCCCTGCGCTTCGTGGTGGCCCACGAGGTGGGGCACCTGGCTGCGGGGCACGTCTCCTTCTGGCGTGTACTGGTCAACCAGGTGGTGGGCTACGTCCCCTTCCTGGGGCTGGCCCTGTCGCGTTCCATGGAGTACACCGCGGACAACCACGGTTACGCGGTCGCTCCGCGCGGTGTCCCCGGGGTGGTGGGCCTGCTGGGGGCAGGCAAGTACCTGGGGGCGCACGTGAACCTGCACGCCACTGCGGACCGCGCCGTGAGGGAGAAGGGCGCCTGGGTGCACCTGGTGAACTGGACCGCCACCCACCCGCCCTTGACCTGGCGGGCCCACGCACTGCGGGACCGTAGCCGTCCGGGGCGGGTCATGATCCGCCCCAAGACGGCCTGGTTCGAGGCTGCCGGGCCCGTGGGCTACAACCGGACGGCAGGCTGGCCCACTCCTGCACAGGTCCTGGAGCACATGGACCGGGTGTCACCCCGGGTGGTGGGAGCTGAGGAGCAGTTCGGCCGCTACCCGGGCCTGGCCTACCCGGTGGCACGTGACGTGGTGCGCCTGGCGGACCCCACCCCGGTCAGTAGACCACCACGGCAGCCGACAGGCAGCGTACCGGCCCCCGAAGCAGGGGAGCCCTTCTGA